GGCCAAACAGTTGCGATTGTCGGGCCAAGCGGTGCAGGAAAATCAACACTCTTTCACCTCATCCAAGGCTTCTATCAGCCAGACAGCGGAATGGTTACACTGGATCACAATCCAGCAGAACTCCTTCCCCCATCTGTTGTAAGAAGTTCTTTCGCATATGTTGCGCAAGAAACCTTTCTTTTCTCTGGAACAATCAAAGATAACCTCCTGCTCGCACGGCCAAACATTTCAAATCAAGAGCTCGTTACTGCAGCAAAACAAGCAAACATTCATAATTTCATCATGACATTGCCAAATCAGTATGACACAGAAGTCGGCGAAAGAGGCGTTCGCCTATCAGGAGGACAAAAACAAAGACTCTCCATTGCAAGAGCCATCTTAAAAAATGCACCTATCCTGTTATTAGATGAAGCAACATCCGCACTCGACAGTGAAAGTGAGCTATTTGTCAAAGAAGCATTAGCCGCAATCAAAAACAAAACGACACTCATTATCGCCCATCGTTTATCGACGATTCAGCATGCAGACCTAATTGTAGTAATGGATGAAGGGAAAATTGTTCAGATGGGGAGACATGAGGAATTGATTACTCAAGAAGGTCTATATAGGAAATTATCACACCTGACATTTAAAGCAAAAGAAAAGCTGCCTTCATTACAAGCAATCTCTCAATAAGGGATGGATGAAAGATGATCATACACTTTTTACAATCATTATTTAATCAAACTAAATTACCAGAAAAAGAAAGCGATTATCAAAATTTAATAGAAGATATTCATCACTTTTCAATTGAACCTCAAGTTTATCATCTATTAAAACAACATGACCGTCTGAATGAAACACCTGCTTTTTTCACTGACTACTTAAAGAAAGCAACAGATCAAATCTTGCTTCAAAACCTTTTTATTAAAGTGCAAATGGAAAAGATATTAAAATTATTTGAAACTCAAAAAATAGACACCATCCCTTTAAAAGGTGTCTATTTTGCGGAAAAATACTTTGGACATATCGCTGCAAGATCTACTTCAGATATTGACTTACTGATCCATCAAAAAGACAGACAAACGGTTGATGGAATACTTAGAAACCGAGGATTCATCTATGAAGATGAGGGTCCTAAAGATCACTTTCACTGCAGCTACAGATTGGATTTTCTTGGTTCCTCCATTCCATTAAGAGTCGAAATACATTGGAACCTATTAAAAGAAAATACCTCAGAGCTGGACATTATTGAGTTTTGGAATGATGCGGTTCCTATAATGGCTTATCAGCATATTAAAGAACTCTCCCACCAGCATGCTTTTTATATGATTGTGCTTCATGCATGGCGTCATAATTTAGATTCACTGAGACACTTTATTGATGTGATTCAAACGGTGTCTATATTGGAAAATAAGATTTGCTTTGAATCTCTGTTTAACCAGGCAAAGAAAGATAAAACTTTGAAAAGAGTTCAGAGAACGTTAAAAATCGTTTATAGGGTGTTTGGAGAAATAAAATATCCTGAACAACTATCAATACAAAAGAATTACGGCAAGTGGTGGGAATATGAAAAAATCAGGGATCGGGAGTATCGGAGTTTGAGGGTTTATTTGGACTTTGTGGATTACTTATTGTTTAGTGTTGATAACAGAATATAAATAAAAGCCACTATGAAAGATTTATAGTGGCTTTTAACGTTATCTTTCAACTATTTAAAGACTTGCATCTTTTTGATTGTTTAATAATTTCCCAAAAAGATTTTTCTTGTCTTTCGCCAGCTGACCAAACTCACCTTTTTGAATGACATTCCCTTGTTCTAAGACAATTACCTGATCTGCGTTTCTTATTGTTGACAGTCGATGGGCTATAACAATGATTGTAATGCTTCCTTTAAGCCTTTCCAATGCTTTTTGAATATTTGCTTCATTTTCGGTATCTAGTGCACTTGTAGCTTCATCTAAAACTAGAATGGATGGCTTTCGTAATATTGCTCTCGCAAGGACAATTCGTTGTCTCTCCCCACCTGATAGACGGATACCCCTATCTCCAACTAATGTGTCTAATCCCTTGGGCAGTTTTTTAACAAATTCAGCAGCTGAGGAGAACTCTAATGCTTTCCATATTTCTTCATCCGTAGCTTCAGATTCAACCATTAGAAGGTTTTCTTTGATACTCGCATTGAATAAAAATGGATCTTGCGGCACGTAACTAACTGCTTTGCGCATTGAAAGAAGGTTTTCACTTGTCAGAAGTGTGCCGTCAATTAAAACTTGACCTTTTTCTGGTAGATTTAAGCCCATTAAAATATCTATTAATGTACTTTTTCCTGCGCCAGATTTCCCGACAAACGCTGTCATTTTATTTGAAGGAATAACAACATTTATACCTTCTAAAGCATATGAATCTGAATTCTGAGAATAGCGGAAATAAACATTTTTACATTCAATTTCTTTCTTGATTTGAATAGGACTAATTGAAAGGTTCTCAAATTCTTTGAATTCAACAGCTATTCTGGATTCATTTTGTAGATTCTTCACAGCATGGAATGAAGGAAGCATAGTAGCAATTTGCTCTAAAGAACTCTGAATACCTGCAACTCTTGGCCATAACCTTGAAAAAATCACAATGATCAGCATTAATTCCCCCGCCTGTGCATGAAACATGTTTACTGCAATGTAAATAAACACAGCTATAAGTATAGAAGAAGCCACTTTGTAATAGAGTTGGGACATGGTCCTTAATGTGGTGTATTCAATCTGTTCATCTTGCATTCCTTTAGTAACGGTTAGAAACCAATTCATTTTGGATTTTTCAAGGGTATTACTTTTAATATCCTTAATACCATTCATTTGATCGGTAATACCAGCAAGGTATTCTTTCCCTAGAGAATAATTTTTTTTCCCTAAAGCTAGTGACATTTTTAAAAATTTCCTGTTTAGAAAGACAATAAGAGCCCCGCAAAGCAATAAGAAAAACGTTATACTGGGAGAAAGAAAAAAGGCTAGACCGATTTGAATAACAGTAAAAATAAGAAATGCCAAAAACTGCAGCAGCGAATGCGTTCCAGCGCTAGAACGGGCAACTTCGGTTGTTAACAAATTGATTAAGTCTGATTTTCTATTTTTTATAAAAAAAGCCCAGTTCGCGTGGAGCAAAGAATGATATGTGTTTACTCGCAAGTGGCGAAAAAAACCATGCTGGATTTTTATGTTCTGAATCGTTATGTGACGATGTAAAAAATTTTGTAAGATCACGATAAGAACAAAAATTAATAGAATGAATGGCAGACCGACACTGCTTGGAATACGGTCAAAAAAAGAGAAAATCTCGTTAAAAGGGGTATTCCCCACATTAAAATCGATAATGCCAGTAATGCTTATCATGGGAATAAGCAATAAAATACCTACACCATCTAATAAACTTATAAACACAGTACCTAATAAGTTTATATATAGTCTTTTCCCAGCATAAGATTGTATTTGCTTCAGAAAATACAAGATTAGATTCAAGATTTTTGCCCCCTAAGGTATCTTGTTTCTTTTTTCGTTTTCCTCCATGCCCATAAAAAGGGGCGGAATGGGAAATACAAAAAATGAAGCTGATTTGGCAACGGGAGTGTTTCGGCGTCTTCTGGCAAAGGATGAATACAGCTTAGTAGAAAGAGTATTTTTTGTTTTGGAGACATTAAACTAAATAAATGTTTTGCATGATATTTACAGATGTCATCAGGCACAGGATCAGTATGTAAGTTAACCATTCTTTCAAAATAAAAAATTGCCTCCTGAGCGAGTCCTCTTGATTTTTTATTTTCCACCATATGTGTCATATCGGTATTAACTTTTGCATTTAACAAGTCCGATGCTAAAACCAAAGCCTGTGAACCCTGATTTATGAAATAGTACTTTTTTAGCAATACCTGTAATTTATTCCAGTCTATATCCTGCCCCATCATATGCTGAATATCTGTCAGCCACCTTAATCTTGACCATCCATGCCTTGCTCCGTGCGACACGAGAAACAAAAATAAATCTTCTTTTCCTAAAAAGTAGATTGGTGAAGTTGTCAGTTCACTTTTACGTCTTTCCTTCCATAGATCATCAAAATGAGGTTCAGGGCCAGGTCCAGGATTCATTCGCCAATGAACTTCTGCTTTAGTTTTTTTGACAGGATGAAAATAAGTAAAATGATGATGTCTCCACTTCCAATCGCCAAGTACAGACTGTATATATTCATCTTTTTCATACCCAAGGCTTTTCAAAAGTTCTTCTGTTCTTTCAAGTTTTTCAAATGGAACGAGAAAGTCCAGATCACTAGAAGTCCGGAGAGAAATATCTCCGTATAAATCGAGGGCAATTACTGGCCCTTTTAAAAAAAGAACACGTATCTGGTCTTCTGTCAATTTCTTGCTCAGCTGCTCCATTTCTGCACTTAAGAAAAGCATTTTGAATGTATTATTCCTGTATTTGTCAGCCAGATATTGAATAACTTTTGATGGGATCATGCCTTCAGGCAGCTGTTTTAAACGGGGATAAATCATTGTATAAACACGATGATGTGTACATAGTTTTAAAAATAAAGTCCAATCAATCTTAGTAAACAAATACCTTCCTTTTTCGACTAAGTTTTCAACACTTTCATCCTTTAAAAGTTCGAAAATGATCTTTAATTCTCTAGGCACCTTTGCTAAATTAAGTCTCATTTTCAAATCCTCCAATTTTCTTAGCAAATTTACCTACAACCGTATATTTCTCCTTACCTTCTGAGCCCGTGACAAAATATGGTCCACTGCGCAGCCAAGCATGAGCTACAAGCTCTCCTGTCTCATCTCTTGCTGTTCCCAAATATAAAGTACTTTCGATGTTACGCTTCTCCAGCATTTTCATTGCTGCAATAGCTTTTACAAGACATTGGCTTTCCCAAAATGTATATTTGCTCATTATATTAATTGCTTGAGAAACACTGGCTATCGTTTTTTTGTTGAGATTAATAGTTTCATAGGCTGTCTCTTCCATATAGTGTCCTAAAGAAGGAGCTACTTTTGAAAAAGGTATGCTTTTAAGATATCGACCAAGTCCTAAGTAAAAAAAAGATTCTGCCAAAAGTAATTTAGTCTTCATATCCATTGAATGAAGCAGTACTAATTTATTCAAGATCTCACTATCCCTTACTTAAAATAGATCGCACAATAAACTAAATATCTTTTTCTAATTTAATTAATTTTTCTTTATTTAAGGACTCTAAAAAAGTAAGAACCTGTTTCTGGCATTCTTCTCTTTCAACTTGATATTGTGATAGCAAACTTTCGATTAATTGATTAAAGGTTATAGGACTTTCTATAAGATCCCAAATTACACCGCCCATTTCACCTAGATTATAGTATTTTCCATTACTTATACTGAGCATCACTTTTTCCCCGTTCATATCACTTACAATGTTTCCTTCTCCTTGGCTTACAATAAAATTTGTCGAAGACATTAGTGCGTTAACCATACAAAATTTCCTCCTCTTTGATAGCATTTATTATTTCTTCAGCCAGTTCATGTGCAGTGAAACGGTTAGTTGGCCTGCTAAGCTGGTATAAATTGATTTTCTCAGCCATTGCTACAGTTGTATTAAAATGCCATTCCGTCAAACCCATTTGTGCAATAAAGAAATTACGATATGTATGTTTAAACAAAGTATGAAGACTGTTTAGTTTATGGATTGGTTTTACTATTATCTCTGTATTGTCTGTTTTAACTAACTCAAAAATTCCCGAGAGCTGAAGCTTCTGAGTAACGAATTGATTTTTTACTGGAACTGCATATTTAGTTTCTCTATTAAAAATCTGTTTATAACCATTTGCATCCATTCCAAACTCATTTAGACTTTCTAACCAAAGTTTTTGCTGAGGATAAGCCGGAGTTATTAAGGGAAGTTTTTCTTCATTTAGAGTTACGGGAATGACATCATCACTGATAAGCTGATACCCCATATTTATTAAAGATGAAGCCAGAGTTGATTTGCCTGCTCCTGAGTCACCTATAATGGCGTATGCTTTACCGTCGATTGCGACAGCACTGCCATGCAATGGTAAAACTCTTCTTTGCATTAATATTGCACCCATACATGTTCCAAGCAGGTAAAGACGAATTAGATCATCATCAGCATCAGCAAAAGGAGAATAGAGAATTTCTCTTCCTTTTTGCACCGAAAAAATTCCAACTGCTTGAATTTTGAACAAAATAATTTCCTTTTTAATAACAAAAGATTTGTTTTCAACTGATAGTTCTCTCCAAAACGAACTTAAATCTGATTTTTCTACTATGATTTGAGGTTCATTCTCTTCTATATTATTGAGAGGCAGTTCCAGCAAATCTATGTCCGACTGTATATTAAATCCAAAAGCATGGTACAGCTGTGTATTCAAACGAACATTATTCAAGAAAACATCCCCCGAATTTATATTAAAATCATGTAGATAAGATTATCAGTAAGTACCCTTATACTATAAAAGTATAAGGGTACGATTTAAATTTATTAAAATAATTAACTATAATGGACTACCTCATCTACATCAGGCTGAACTGCGTCTGGTGTTTTAATTCCTGGTCCAGCCATTGTCAAACTTACATCCAATACTTCTAGTTCTGGTGTTTGCCAAGATTTCATGTAATCACCTCCCTTCAATTTTATTTAAAAATCTATATAATATTAAACTTCGCATTAAAATTCTAAATTCAAATTCAAAGATAAGCCTAGGTGTGTAGTCCGTTTCAATTCTCTTAATGTACTTCGCCAATAGTTCGTTATTTACAAAAGATGAAAGTTTAGGATCTTTAAGTAGGTTGTAGAGTTCATCTATAAATACTTTCCAAGAGCCTATCATTCTATAGACTCCATCAGCCCCTTGTACACCACGGGATTTCTGATTAAGTCTTATATCATCTGGCAATAGTCCGTTAGTAGCTCTGCGGACAAGTGCCCGATC
The window above is part of the Metabacillus dongyingensis genome. Proteins encoded here:
- a CDS encoding lasso peptide biosynthesis B2 protein, which codes for MKTKLLLAESFFYLGLGRYLKSIPFSKVAPSLGHYMEETAYETINLNKKTIASVSQAINIMSKYTFWESQCLVKAIAAMKMLEKRNIESTLYLGTARDETGELVAHAWLRSGPYFVTGSEGKEKYTVVGKFAKKIGGFENET
- a CDS encoding lasso peptide biosynthesis PqqD family chaperone, whose protein sequence is MVNALMSSTNFIVSQGEGNIVSDMNGEKVMLSISNGKYYNLGEMGGVIWDLIESPITFNQLIESLLSQYQVEREECQKQVLTFLESLNKEKLIKLEKDI
- a CDS encoding aldolase yields the protein MNNVRLNTQLYHAFGFNIQSDIDLLELPLNNIEENEPQIIVEKSDLSSFWRELSVENKSFVIKKEIILFKIQAVGIFSVQKGREILYSPFADADDDLIRLYLLGTCMGAILMQRRVLPLHGSAVAIDGKAYAIIGDSGAGKSTLASSLINMGYQLISDDVIPVTLNEEKLPLITPAYPQQKLWLESLNEFGMDANGYKQIFNRETKYAVPVKNQFVTQKLQLSGIFELVKTDNTEIIVKPIHKLNSLHTLFKHTYRNFFIAQMGLTEWHFNTTVAMAEKINLYQLSRPTNRFTAHELAEEIINAIKEEEILYG
- a CDS encoding nucleotidyltransferase family protein, whose product is MRLNLAKVPRELKIIFELLKDESVENLVEKGRYLFTKIDWTLFLKLCTHHRVYTMIYPRLKQLPEGMIPSKVIQYLADKYRNNTFKMLFLSAEMEQLSKKLTEDQIRVLFLKGPVIALDLYGDISLRTSSDLDFLVPFEKLERTEELLKSLGYEKDEYIQSVLGDWKWRHHHFTYFHPVKKTKAEVHWRMNPGPGPEPHFDDLWKERRKSELTTSPIYFLGKEDLFLFLVSHGARHGWSRLRWLTDIQHMMGQDIDWNKLQVLLKKYYFINQGSQALVLASDLLNAKVNTDMTHMVENKKSRGLAQEAIFYFERMVNLHTDPVPDDICKYHAKHLFSLMSPKQKILFLLSCIHPLPEDAETLPLPNQLHFLYFPFRPFLWAWRKTKKETRYLRGQKS
- a CDS encoding paeninodin family lasso peptide — protein: MKSWQTPELEVLDVSLTMAGPGIKTPDAVQPDVDEVVHYS
- a CDS encoding ABC transporter ATP-binding protein; translated protein: MNLILYFLKQIQSYAGKRLYINLLGTVFISLLDGVGILLLIPMISITGIIDFNVGNTPFNEIFSFFDRIPSSVGLPFILLIFVLIVILQNFLHRHITIQNIKIQHGFFRHLRVNTYHSLLHANWAFFIKNRKSDLINLLTTEVARSSAGTHSLLQFLAFLIFTVIQIGLAFFLSPSITFFLLLCGALIVFLNRKFLKMSLALGKKNYSLGKEYLAGITDQMNGIKDIKSNTLEKSKMNWFLTVTKGMQDEQIEYTTLRTMSQLYYKVASSILIAVFIYIAVNMFHAQAGELMLIIVIFSRLWPRVAGIQSSLEQIATMLPSFHAVKNLQNESRIAVEFKEFENLSISPIQIKKEIECKNVYFRYSQNSDSYALEGINVVIPSNKMTAFVGKSGAGKSTLIDILMGLNLPEKGQVLIDGTLLTSENLLSMRKAVSYVPQDPFLFNASIKENLLMVESEATDEEIWKALEFSSAAEFVKKLPKGLDTLVGDRGIRLSGGERQRIVLARAILRKPSILVLDEATSALDTENEANIQKALERLKGSITIIVIAHRLSTIRNADQVIVLEQGNVIQKGEFGQLAKDKKNLFGKLLNNQKDASL
- a CDS encoding nucleotidyltransferase family protein, which produces MIIHFLQSLFNQTKLPEKESDYQNLIEDIHHFSIEPQVYHLLKQHDRLNETPAFFTDYLKKATDQILLQNLFIKVQMEKILKLFETQKIDTIPLKGVYFAEKYFGHIAARSTSDIDLLIHQKDRQTVDGILRNRGFIYEDEGPKDHFHCSYRLDFLGSSIPLRVEIHWNLLKENTSELDIIEFWNDAVPIMAYQHIKELSHQHAFYMIVLHAWRHNLDSLRHFIDVIQTVSILENKICFESLFNQAKKDKTLKRVQRTLKIVYRVFGEIKYPEQLSIQKNYGKWWEYEKIRDREYRSLRVYLDFVDYLLFSVDNRI